In Trifolium pratense cultivar HEN17-A07 linkage group LG7, ARS_RC_1.1, whole genome shotgun sequence, a genomic segment contains:
- the LOC123894173 gene encoding fasciclin-like arabinogalactan protein 12 — MKQIIFFSLLVLFANIFSTNTLAQSPAAAPKAAAKPAPATPAPATAPAKPLVPSLPQSPASDSSSGQDIIKILRKAKSFNTLIRLLKTTQIINQINAQLVTTKNGGLTILAPDDGAFSQLKAGYFNSLGEHQQKELIQFHVLPVYVSSSNFDSLSNPVLTLASDSPSGYQMNVTAYGNSVNISTGSVNATLTGIVYSDKTLAIYHVDKVLIPLDFSKPKALAPAPALAKAPKADKDNSSGDDDQAASTKATSGAISLLGLQGTMFMSISVAALSIFI, encoded by the coding sequence ATGAAGCAGATCATCTTCTTTTCACTCCTTGTACTATTTGCTAATATCTTTTCTACAAATACTTTAGCTCAGTCACCTGCTGCAGCACCTAAAGCCGCAGCAAAACCTGCACCGGCCACACCAGCACCGGCAACGGCACCTGCAAAACCATTAGTCCCCTCATTACCTCAATCACCCGCATCAGATTCATCGTCCGGTCAAGACATCATAAAAATCCTACGGAAAGCTAAATCGTTCAACACGCTAATCCGTTTGCTCAAAACCACACAAATCATCAACCAAATCAACGCACAGCTCGTGACAACAAAAAATGGCGGTTTAACCATCCTTGCACCTGATGACGGCGCCTTTTCGCAACTCAAAGCCGGATACTTCAATTCCCTCGGCGAGCACCAACAGAAAGAACTGATCCAGTTCCATGTTCTTCCTGTTTATGTCTCAAGCTCAAATTTTGATTCGCTTAGCAACCCTGTGTTGACACTGGCCAGTGATAGTCCTTCTGGTTATCAAATGAATGTGACTGCTTATGGAAACAGTGTGAATATTTCAACTGGTTCTGTTAATGCTACACTCACAGGAATTGTTTATTCTGATAAGACACTTGCTATATATCATGTTGATAAGGTTCTTATTCCCTTAGATTTCTCTAAGCCTAAGGCTTTAGCTCCTGCTCCTGCTTTGGCAAAGGCACCTAAAGCTGATAAGGATAATTCATCAGGAGATGATGATCAAGCAGCATCAACCAAAGCTACATCTGGTGCTATCAGTTTGCTTGGTCTCCAAGGAACAATGTTTATGTCCATTTCTGTTGCTGCACTATCCATTTTCATTTGA
- the LOC123894172 gene encoding protein STICHEL-like 3, whose product MTRAIRNRVLKDANGDISDHLRNHIHLTNCIHLKNHMHKNSPILADRSIMRDLVVLQRSRSLRDPSASPPSWHSPSVVDLLFKRSENDAVIQGGRRSVGNDSKKGGRRLSGIGNSPPLASKGTSRVAPGEASRGFDVVPAATSERSSRSGMGDRRRVGREESGRKSNRPDYLEVISQEQLLHEAGKSLAEDVVSRHSQSIDRKSRQRGKNVRDVPVKTLSEQLNDVPLDSDDLASSNIHFRARFPRQEKIIEEAQQASMRGHGNGLNRVKRRKFRSVRRARVATTSRDIGAENEMSVASNSLAQGSAHEKYHSEEVDEYAGDNVTRAPKNGCGMPWNWSRIHHRGKTFLDIAGRSLSCGLSDSRLKKGTSLTSNGRNVSAMPLAADCSSSCTNSEAEALPLLVDASGSHGSSDNACWGRDYAGELGIYGDNLFKQDIDSDLASEARSGGQHNLRRNHHSRHQSLTQKYIPRTFRDMVGQNLVAQALSNAVTRRKVGLLYVFYGPHGTGKTSCARIFARALNCSSSEHPKPCGFCNYCIAHDMGKSRSIREVGPVSNFDFENIMDILDNMIISQLPSQYRVFIFDDCDTLSVDCWNAISKVIDRAPRRVVFILVSTSLDVLPHIIISRCQKFFFPKLKDSDIVYTLERIATKEGLDIDKDALKLIASRSDGSLRDAEMTLEQLSLLGQRISVPLVQELVGLISDEKLVDLLDLALSADTVNTVKNLRVIMEAGVEPLALMSQLATVITDILAGTYDFTKERRRRKFFRRQPLFKEDMEKLRQALKTLSEAEKQLRMSNDKLTWLTAALLQLAPDQQYGLPTSSDNSFNHSPFALNNGNIKEATRNTGNPVEIPNRTRRMSMDARMENSHAGSSADRRHSVSGFAPQHTCSHSTDKTRINERQTSDRNRKEIEEIWLEVLERIHYPGLKEFLYKAGNLIFISFGAAPTVQLMFNSQLSKSTAEKFTAHILHAFESVLGSSVAIEIRCESNKDGGSPVQLPLVLPSVNDGSSQMRDLNDVGTEKRRSEIVEEEEEASHMEHKHNEQQVDAHATYRSLEGTSTGQVSASQKIPIVKSHSDRRKLSELSQSRSLVKSKVSLAHVIQQAEGQRSGWSKRKAVSIAEKLEQENLRLEPRSRSLLCWKSSRATRRKRSHLKIQNRKTRALLNLVSCGKCLSTKSPR is encoded by the exons ATGACTAGGGCTATTCGGAATAGGGTACTCAAAGATGCAAATGGTGATATTAGTGACCATCTACGCAACCACATCCATTTAACAAATTGTATTCACTTGAAGAATCATATGCATAAAAACAGTCCAATACTCGCTGATAGGTCTATTATGAGAGACCTTGTTGTGCTGCAAAGATCTCGTTCACTTCGGGATCCTTCTGCGAGTCCTCCGTCATGGCACTCTCCTTCTGTAGTTGACTTGCTTTTCAAAAGATCTGAAAACGATGCCGTGATTCAAGGGGGTAGAAGGTCTGTTGGTAATGACAGTAAGAAGGGAGGTAGGAGATTGTCTGGAATTGGAAACTCGCCACCATTGGCTAGTAAAGGTACATCGAGAGTTGCTCCTGGTGAGGCTAGTAGGGGTTTTGATGTGGTACCGGCGGCAACTAGTGAACGAAGTAGCAGGAGCGGAATGGGGGATAGGAGGAGAGTTGGGAGAGAAGAATCTGGAAGGAAGAGTAATAGGCCTGACTATTTGGAAGTTATTAGTCAAGAGCAACTTCTTCATGAGGCGGGCAAAAGTTTGGCCGAAGATGTTGTTTCGAGGCATTCTCAATCGATAGATAGAAAGAGTAGACAGAGGGGGAAGAATGTTCGAGACGTTCCAGTTAAGACTCTTTCTGAACAGCTGAATGATGTTCCTTTGGATAGTGATGATTTAGCATCATCTAACATTCATTTTCGGGCAAGGTTTCCACGACAGGAGAAAATTATTGAGGAGGCACAACAAGCCAGCATGCGCGGTCATGGTAATGGATTGAATAGGGTAAAAAGGCGTAAATTTCGAAGTGTAAGAAGAGCTCGGGTTGCTACAACGTCAAGAGACATTGGAGCTGAGAATGAAATGTCAGTGGCTTCCAACTCATTAGCTCAGGGTTCGGCTCACGAGAAATATCACTCGGAAGAGGTTGATGAGTATGCAGGAGATAATGTTACCAGGGCTCCAAAAAATGGGTGTGGCATGCCTTGGAATTGGTCCAGAATTCATCACAGAGGTAAAACATTCCTTGACATTGCTGGAAGAAGTTTATCTTGTGGCTTATCTGACTCGAGGTTAAAGAAAGGGACATCATTAACTTCCAATGGAAGAAATGTTTCTGCGATGCCTTTGGCAGCTGACTGTTCTAGCTCATGTACTAACTCTGAGGCAGAGGCACTGCCTTTACTAGTTGATGCATCTGGATCTCATGGAAGCTCCGATAATGCTTGCTGGGGCCGTGATTATGCGGGTGAACTAGGTATTTACGGTGATAATTTATTCAAGCAAGATATTGATTCGGATCTTGCTTCTGAAGCTAGATCTGGTGGCCAACATAACTTGAGACGGAATCATCATAGTAGACACCAAAGtttaacacaaaaatatataccACGAACCTTCAGAGATATGGTTGGACAGAATTTAGTGGCGCAAGCTCTTTCGAATGCAGTGACTAGACGGAAAGTTGGATTGCTGTATGTGTTTTATGGTCCTCATGGCACCGGAAAAACTTCCTGTGCTCGCATATTTGCCAGAGCTTTGAATTGTAGTTCGTCGGAACACCCAAAACCTTGTGGCTTTTGCAATTATTGCATAGCACATGATATGGGAAAGAGTAGAAGTATAAGGGAAGTTGGTCCAGTCAGTAATTTTGACTTTGAGAACATCATGGATATACTCGATAATATGATTATTTCTCAGCTTCCGTCACAGTACAGAGTGTTTATTTTTGACGATTGTGATACTCTGTCAGTAGATTGTTGGAATGCTATATCCAAGGTCATTGATCGAGCACCTAGACGAGTGGTTTTTATCCTTGTTAGTACTAGTCTTGATGTCTTGCCTCATATAATAATATCCAGGTGTCAAAAATTCTTTTTCCCAAAGTTAAAGGATTCAGATATCGTATATACACTGGAGCGGATTGCAACCAAAGAAGGGCTAGATATTGATAAGGATGCCTTAAAACTCATTGCATCAAGGTCTGACGGATCATTGAGGGACGCTGAGATGACACTTGAACAACTTAGTTTGCTTGGGCAGAGAATTTCTGTTCCTCTTGTTCAAGAGCTA GTAGGGCTTATATCTGATGAGAAGTTAGTGGATCTACTTGACTTGGCATTATCTGCGGACACGGTAAATACTGTGAAGAATTTGAGAGTGATAATGGAAGCAGGTGTTGAACCATTAGCTTTGATGTCACAGCTTGCTACAGTAATTACTGATATACTTGCTGGGACCTATGATTTCACTAAAGAAAGACGTAGAAGGAAATTCTTCCGAAGACAACCAT TGTTCAAAGAAGACATGGAAAAGCTTCGCCAAGCTCTGAAAACTTTATCTGAGGCGGAGAAGCAGTTAAGGATGTCCAATGACAAGCTAACATGGTTAACAGCTGCGTTGCTTCAACTTGCTCCTGATCAGCAATATGGGTTGCCTACTTCATCTGATAATAGTTTCAACCATAGTCCCTTCGCTCTAAATAATGGAAATATAAAAGAAGCTACGAGAAACACCGGTAATCCTGTTGAAATTCCTAACAGAACAAGGAGAATGTCAATGGATGCTCGAATGGAAAATTCTCATGCTGGAAGTTCAGCAGATAGAAGGCATAGTGTGTCTGGTTTTGCTCCTCAGCATACTTGTTCACATTCCACCGATAAGACTAGGATAAATGAAAGGCAGACTTCGGATAGAAACCGCAAAGAAATTGAAGAGATATGGTTAGAGGTGCTAGAGAGAATTCACTATCCTGGTCTCAAAGAGTTTTTGTATAAAGCAGGAAACCTAATCTTCATTAGTTTCGGGGCAG CTCCAACTGTGCAGCTAATGTTTAACTCTCAACTTTCCAAATCTACTGCTGAGAAGTTCACTGCTCACATCTTACATGCATTTGAATCAGTCCTTGGATCTTCTGTAGCCATAGAAATAAGATGTGAATCAAATAAAGATGGAGGCTCTCCTGTTCAACTGCCTCTTGTATTGCCTTCTGTCAATGACGGTTCATCTCAGATGAGAGACTTAAATGACGTTGGCACTGAAAAGAGAAGGAGTGAAAttgtagaagaagaagaagaagcttcTCATATGGAGCATAAGCATAATGAGCAGCAGGTTGATGCTCACGCAACATATAGAAGTCTAGAAGGTACAAGTACGGGACAAGTGTCAGCTTCCCAAAAAATACCGATTGTTAAGTCACATTCAGACCGAAGAAAGCTTAGTGAGCTAAGTCAAAGTCGAAGTCTTGTAAAAAGTAAGGTATCTCTTGCTCATGTAATCCAGCAGGCAGAAGGTCAGCGAAGTGGGTGGTCAAAACGCAAAGCGGTTTCTATTGCTGAAAAGCTTGAACAAGAGAATCT GAGACTGGAGCCAAGATCAAGGAGTTTACTATGCTGGAAATCATCTAGAGCGACACGTCGGAAG CGGTCGCACTTGAAAATCCAAAACCGAAAGACACGAGCATTGCTGAACCTTGTCTCGTGTGGGAAATGTCTCTCCACAAAATCTCCGAGGTAG